Genomic window (Streptomyces sp. RerS4):
GCCCGCACGCTCTCCACCGGTCTCTTCGAGACCTACAACGACAACAAGTGGCACCACGTCGTCGCCACGCAGGGCCCCGGCGGCATGGCGCTGTACGTCGACGGCCAGAACAAGGGCTCGAACAGCATCACCAACCACGCGCCGTACGCCGGTTACTGGCACGTCGGCGGTGACAACCTCAGTGGCTGGCCCAGCCGTCCGACCAGCAACTTCTTCGCCGGGCAGCTCGACGAGACCGCCGTCTACCCGTCGGCGCTCACCCAGGCCCAGGTCAAGTCCCACTTCGACCTGGCCAAGGCCCCGACCGACACGGTCTCCAAGGTCGCCGTGAGCGAGGACACCTACGTCAACCAGGGCGCCCCGAGCACCGCCTACGGCACCGCCAACCAGCTCGCGGTACGCGGCACCTCGGCCTACGAGTCCTACCTGCGCTTCACCCTCCCGGCCGCCCCGGCCGGGCAGGTCCTGAAGGCCGCCTCCCTCCAGGTCAAGACCTCCACCCAGACGGGCGCCGGCAGCGCCGACACCGTCTCCGTGGTCCCGGTCACCGGCACGTGGAGCGGCGCGGGCACCACGTTCAACACCAAGCCCACCCTCGGCACCACCCCGCTCGGCAGCATCGCGGGCGTGCCGGACGGCTCGGCCCTCCAGAGCATCGAGCTGGACACCGCCGCGCTCACCCCGGTGCTGGGCACCACCTACAGCCTGGGTCTGACCAGCGCGGGCACCGACCCGCTGTGGCTGTGGTCCTCGGAGGCGACCGCCGCGGACGCCGCTCCGCAGCTGATCCTCACCTTCGGCCCGAAGTAACACCCCGCACACGCACACCCGCACACCCGCACACCTGCACACCCGCCTGACGGCAGTACGGGGCCCGGCCGCACGCGCCGGGCCCCGTCACTACAGGAGCCCCCGATGTACCGACGCACCGCAGCGGCTGCCGTTGTGCTGGCCGCCACCCTGACCCTCACCGCCTGCGGCTCCGGGGGTGACGACAAGGCCTCCGCCGACGCGGCGAGCGCCGCCAAGCCGAAGCCGCCGGCCGCCTCCCCGGTCCCGGATCCGGCGGACGCCACCCCGGCGCCGTCCGGCTCCGCGCCGGGTCCGGTCCTGCCGGACGCGAAGCTCACCCCGAAGACGGGCAACTTCAAGGAGAACGAGAAGAAGTACCTCAGCGGCCGCGTCCCCGAGAAGATGGACCCGGCCGCCGTCCTCCAGACCGGCCAGGAGACCTGCCAGCGCATCGAGCGCACCGCCAAGCGCGACAAGGACGCGGCGGCCGCGTCCATCGCCTCCGGCGAGATCACCGGCGCGCGGGACGCGATCAACCACCTGTGCCCCGAACAGAAGCCGGTCCTCGCGGTGGCCGAGAAGGGCTTCGGCGACTCCCCGCGCACCGCCCCGGCCCCCGGCACCTACCGCGCCGTCACCCAGAGCACGACCTGCACCTGGGAAGCCAAGGCCAAGGACGGCACCGTCCTCGCCTCGGGCCCGGAATCCCCCCCGACCCCCGGCACCAAAATCACCGCCACCATCCCCCCGGGCACCACGGAATTCCACTCCACCACCTGCTACGCCTGGCTCCCGGCGTAAGCCCCCTCGACCAACAACGCCGCCGCGCCCCCCGGGGTCGGCGGCGTTCGTCATACGCGTGCGGTCGCGGACTCGTAGACGTCCAGGAGGGTGTCCAGGACCGTTTCCATGGAGAAGGCGGTGGTGGCCAGCGTGCGGGCCGAGGTGGCGGTCTGGGCGTTCGTCGTGGGGTTCAGGAGGTCGAGGATCGCTTCGGCCACGGGGGTGGGGCCGGGGGCGACCGCGCGGCCGGCGTTGGCGGTGGCGATGTCGCGGGCCAGGCCGTTGGAGTGGGTGACGACCGTGGGGACGCCGACCGCGAGGGCTTCGAGGACGGACATCGGGAACGGTTCGTCCACCGACGGCAGGACGTAGACGTGGGCCCGCCGCAGCTCCGTCAGTACCTCCGCGCTCGACAGCGCGCCCGGCACCGTGAAGCGCCCGCCCAGGCCCAACGCCTCGATGCGGGCCCGTACGGCGGCCAGTTCCCCCTCGTCCGGGCCCGCGACGACGAAGTGCGCGTCCGGGTGCGCGGCGAGGACCGCCGGGGCGGCGTCCACGAAGTCCACCGGCCGCTTGCGGGCCTGCAACCGCGCCGAGTACAGGATCCGCGGCGGCCCGCTCGGCGCCGGCCGTTCCTCCTGCGCCGGGGTGCCGTTGACCAGGCGCACCGCCCGCGCCAGCGGAGCCCCCACCACCGCGTCCAGGCCCGCCCGCTCGTGCGGGGTCAGGTACAGCACCGCGTCCGCGCCGCGCAGCAGGCGGCGTACCGCCACCGCGTCCAGCACCTTGGCCAGCGCCTTCTCGCTCGGGTCGACCATCCCGTGGGTCTGGAGCACCAGCGGCTTGCCCGCCCGCAGCGCGGCCAGCGCCACCGGCAGCGTCACGAGGTCCCGCGCGAGGTGCACATGGACGAGATCCGCGTCGCGCACCAGCCGGCCCGCCGAGGCCAGCAGGGCCGGCGAGGTCATCCCGCTGAAGCCGAGCGGCAGGATCCGCCGGGCCGGGAACAGTTTCGCCGGCACCCCCTCCACGGAGGTCGGCCACGGGTCGAAGCCCTCGCCCAGCGCGAGCAACCGCGCCTCGTGGCCACGCGCCCGCAGCCCCTTGGTCAGGTTCAGCGCGACCCGCACCGGCCCGCCGAAGGCGTGCGAGGGGGAGTGCAGGGTGACGGCGTGCAGGACTCTCACTTCGGCTCCTCCACCGGGCGCCGCCGCCCGTCCTGGGTCTGCAACGTCAGCTCCGGCAGGTCCCGGTGCACCACGGCCCCGGCACCCGCCACCGCGCACCTGCCGACCGTCACACCGGCGAGCACGGTGGCCCGTACGGCCACCCACGCACCGTCCTCGACGGTGATCGGGGCGTTGCGGTAGCGGAAGTCGGCGGCCCGGTGGTCGTGCGAGCCGGTGCACAGCATCGACTCCTGCGACAGGCACACGTTCGCCCCGACCGTCACCGGCTCCAGGTTCAGGATCCAGGCGCCCTCGCCGATCCAGGTGTGGTCCCCGACGGTGAGCTTCCACGGCCACAGCACCCGCACCCGATGCCGGATCAGCACCCCCTCGCCGATCTGCGCGCCGAAGGCCCGCAGCAGGGCCACGCGCCCCCTCGCCGGACAGAACCACGCCATGAAGACGGTGTTCATCACGGCGAACCACAGAGCCTGCGTCAGCAGCCCCCGCCCCTTGTCGTATCCGGCCAGCGTGAAGGCAGGAAGATCACGCAACAGTCGCCCCTCATCGTCCACCCCTACGCGCTCCCGGCGCGCCGATCGCTCAGACTAGACTGCGCCCGGATCAGGCACAGGGGTGGGGGCAGCATGGCTACGGACGTGACCGGACCCGCCGTTGCCCCCGCGTCGGCGCCGCCCGTGGAGCCCGTGGACGAGTCCCAGTGGGGCCGGGTCACCACCCCGCGCACCCTGCTCTCGCGGGCCCTGTCCGTCCCCCTCGCGCTCGGCTTCACGCTCTTCCTGCCGTTCCTCGTCGCCGTCCAGACCGGCGCCGGCGCCCGCGACGCCGCCTTCCACCTCCAACTGCTGCTCACCATGTACGCGGGCGCCCGGCTCTCCGCGATGGTCCTCACCAGCCGCCGCAAGCTCCTCCAGGGCTCCTTCTGGCTCTTCGTCTACATGGCCATGGGCGTGGCCCCCCTCGCCCAGGCCGTCCTGGGCCAGGTGCCCACGCCCGTCGTCGGCCCCCGCTCCGACCTCACCCTCGCCATCGGACTGGTCCTGCTGGGCTGCCTCGCCTTCGACGTCGGCGTGCTCCTCGCCCGTCACCGGCCCGCCGGCCGCGCGGGCGGCTCGCAGAAGGAACCCCGGCCGGTCATGGCCCACCGGCGCCGCCTCCAACTCCTCACGGGGCTCGCCTTCCTGGGCAGCGCGGCGTTCATCGTGAAGCTCGGCGGCCCCGCCGTCTTCTTCTCCAGCCGCCAGGAGATCATCGCCGGCATCGAGGAGGCCGGCGTCTCCAACGGCGACGGCCAGGCCGGCCAGGCCCTGCTGCGCGGCTTCGGCACCGTGCCGGCGCTGCTCGCGCTGCTGCTGTACACGCGCTGGCTGATCACCTCGAAGTTCGCCCGCCGCAAGGTGTCCGTCATCGTGACGTGGGCCGGCCTCGCCGCCCTCAACCTGGTGGTCAACAACCCGATCTCGAACCCGCGCTACTGGTTCCTCACGGTCATGTTCGCGCTGCTGTTCACCGTCTTCCCGGTGAGCGCGGCGATGTACCGGGTGGCGCTGTCGATGGCCGTGGTGATCGCCCTGCTCGTCTTCCCGTTCGCGGACCGCTTCCGCTACGACGAGAAGAACTACAAGCCCGTCGAGACGACGTCGGTCCTGGAGCCGATGGCCCTCAAGGACTACGACCAGATCGGCATGTTCGCGAACACCATCACCTTCTCCGACTCCGGCCCCGGCCACTTCTACGGCCGCCAGCTCGCCGGATCGATCTTCTTCGCGGTGCCGCGCTCGGTGTGGCCGGGCAAGCCGCGCGACACCGGCGTGATGGTCGGCCAGTGGATGGGCACCGTCAACACCAACCTGTCGTCCCCGATCTGGGCCGAACTGTGGCTCGACTTCGGCCCGCTCGGCATGGGCGCCGGCCTGATGGGCATCGGCTACGCCGCCGCCCGCGTCGACCGCCGCTACGCCAGGCGTGCCACGCGCCGCTCACCCCCGGGCAGCCTGATCTCCGTGGTGGTCCCGCTGGTCGCCGGCTACTCGTTCATCCTCCTGCGCGGCCCCCTCCTCCAGGCCTCGGGCCGCGTGGCCATAGCCGCCCTGTGCCTGGCCCTGGTGGCCACGTACCGCACGGACCGCCACACGACGCTGCGCTGACGCGCCCTACGCGAGGGACGAGGCCGGGGCGGCCGGAGCCGCCGG
Coding sequences:
- a CDS encoding glycosyltransferase, with protein sequence MRVLHAVTLHSPSHAFGGPVRVALNLTKGLRARGHEARLLALGEGFDPWPTSVEGVPAKLFPARRILPLGFSGMTSPALLASAGRLVRDADLVHVHLARDLVTLPVALAALRAGKPLVLQTHGMVDPSEKALAKVLDAVAVRRLLRGADAVLYLTPHERAGLDAVVGAPLARAVRLVNGTPAQEERPAPSGPPRILYSARLQARKRPVDFVDAAPAVLAAHPDAHFVVAGPDEGELAAVRARIEALGLGGRFTVPGALSSAEVLTELRRAHVYVLPSVDEPFPMSVLEALAVGVPTVVTHSNGLARDIATANAGRAVAPGPTPVAEAILDLLNPTTNAQTATSARTLATTAFSMETVLDTLLDVYESATARV
- a CDS encoding WcaF family extracellular polysaccharide biosynthesis acetyltransferase, with the translated sequence MRDLPAFTLAGYDKGRGLLTQALWFAVMNTVFMAWFCPARGRVALLRAFGAQIGEGVLIRHRVRVLWPWKLTVGDHTWIGEGAWILNLEPVTVGANVCLSQESMLCTGSHDHRAADFRYRNAPITVEDGAWVAVRATVLAGVTVGRCAVAGAGAVVHRDLPELTLQTQDGRRRPVEEPK
- a CDS encoding O-antigen polysaccharide polymerase Wzy family protein → MATDVTGPAVAPASAPPVEPVDESQWGRVTTPRTLLSRALSVPLALGFTLFLPFLVAVQTGAGARDAAFHLQLLLTMYAGARLSAMVLTSRRKLLQGSFWLFVYMAMGVAPLAQAVLGQVPTPVVGPRSDLTLAIGLVLLGCLAFDVGVLLARHRPAGRAGGSQKEPRPVMAHRRRLQLLTGLAFLGSAAFIVKLGGPAVFFSSRQEIIAGIEEAGVSNGDGQAGQALLRGFGTVPALLALLLYTRWLITSKFARRKVSVIVTWAGLAALNLVVNNPISNPRYWFLTVMFALLFTVFPVSAAMYRVALSMAVVIALLVFPFADRFRYDEKNYKPVETTSVLEPMALKDYDQIGMFANTITFSDSGPGHFYGRQLAGSIFFAVPRSVWPGKPRDTGVMVGQWMGTVNTNLSSPIWAELWLDFGPLGMGAGLMGIGYAAARVDRRYARRATRRSPPGSLISVVVPLVAGYSFILLRGPLLQASGRVAIAALCLALVATYRTDRHTTLR